The Triticum dicoccoides isolate Atlit2015 ecotype Zavitan chromosome 6A, WEW_v2.0, whole genome shotgun sequence genome has a window encoding:
- the LOC119316121 gene encoding leucine-rich repeat extensin-like protein 5 has product STTTTNASPDSASAPPPAPAVPAKVRLMVSYGGRIQPRPHDNQLSYVNGDTKILSIDRPLRFPDFYARLAGLAAARGDLCVKYQLPGEDLDALVSVTNDEDLEHLVIEYDRLHLFRAPAAPGSGGSSRGGSTPRLRVFLFPVAPPPRPASPPKPPQQELQREWYLDLKSASPPPLPQALPSQMQNQQMQQPQVMMKQEAVPVQSPPPAAPMAVPQSVVAASKTGPDYLFGFDYGFMPPPAVKVKDPAGDPPKMRENVPVEIPPKNEDRHPNPNPAADNNNNNAMVSPAVSPAEFPRQIPDLEKLQLADNATQQQQPPPAPAPAPAPQAAPAPAPVVAPAAPVPAPLSRNGSDDSLTRAYPPATATPTAAADYYVTKFPEKPPVPPPSSAPPAAAFLPVPGRYGSVAPGSGADPGPFFFIPAPPHGYYTSANPGGTSYYAVPHNNGNANGNGTAPAPAVSSAQGYPQVAYDSNGRAVYYTGLLPQYPSAVNGGGMSASSAVLGTEPSKPVAVKPTVS; this is encoded by the coding sequence tccaccaccaccaccaacgccTCCCCCGACTCCGCCTCCGCCCCGCCCCCGGCCCCGGCGGTGCCGGCCAAGGTGCGGCTGATGGTCAGCTACGGGGGCCGCATCCAGCCGCGGCCGCACGACAACCAGCTCTCCTACGTCAACGGCGACACCAAGATCCTCTCCATCGACCGCCCGCTCCGCTTCCCCGACTTCTACGCGCGCCTCGCCGgcctcgccgccgcccgcgggGACCTCTGCGTCAAGTACCAGCTCCCCGGCGAGGACCTCGACGCGCTCGTCTCCGTCACCAACGACGAGGACCTCGAGCACCTCGTCATCGAGTACGACCGCCTCCACCTCTTCCGCGCCCCCGCCGCGCCGGGATCTGGCGGTTCTTCCCGGGGCGGCTCCACGCCCAGGCTCCGCGTCTTCCTCTTCCCCGTCGCCCCGCCCCCGCGCCCCGCCTCCCCGCCCAAGCCGCCGCAGCAGGAGCTGCAGCGCGAGTGGTACCTCGACCTCAAGTCCGCCAGCCCGCCTCCGCTGCCGCAGGCCCTGCCGTCGCAGATGCAGAACCAGCAGATGCAGCAGCCGCAGGTCATGATGAAGCAGGAGGCGGTGCCCGTCCAGtcgccccctcccgccgcgcccatgGCCGTGCCGCAGTCGGTGGTGGCGGCGTCCAAGACCGGCCCCGACTACCTCTTCGGCTTCGACTACGGCTTCATGCCGCCGCCCGCGGTCAAGGTCAAGGACCCGGCCGGCGATCCGCCCAAGATGAGGGAGAACGTCCCCGTCGAGATCCCGCCCAAGAATGAAGACCGACACCCCAACCCCAACCCGGCcgcggacaacaacaacaacaacgccatgGTGTCTCCCGCCGTCTCGCCCGCCGAGTTCCCTCGCCAGATCCCGGACCTCGAGAAGCTCCAGCTCGCTGACAACGCCACCCAGCAGCagcagccaccaccagctcctgctCCGGCTCCGGCGCCCCAGGCCGCCCCTGCTCCTGCTCCGGTCGTCGCCCCGGCCGCCCCTGTCCCGGCGCCCTTGTCGAGGAACGGCAGCGACGACTCCCTCACCCGCGCCTACCCTCCAGCCACCGCCACCCCGACTGCCGCAGCAGACTACTATGTCACCAAGTTCCCGGAGAAGCCCCCCGTCCCGCCTCCATCATCGGCTCCCCCTGCGGCGGCCTTCCTGCCGGTGCCGGGCAGGTATGGTTCTGTTGCCCCTGGCTCTGGCGCCGACCCTGGCCCTTTCTTCTTCATCCCGGCGCCGCCCCATGGGTACTACACCAGCGCCAACCCCGGCGGCACCTCCTACTACGCCGTCCCGCACAACAACGGCAATGCCAACGGGAACGGCACCGCACCCGCCCCCGCCGTGTCGAGCGCTCAGGGCTACCCGCAGGTGGCGTACGACAGCAACGGCCGCGCCGTCTACTACACCGGCCTGCTCCCACAGTACCCTTCGGCCGTCAACGGCGGCGGCATGTCGGCGTCCTCTGCCGTGCTCGGTACGGAGCCCTCGAAGCCGGTGGCGGTGAAGCCGACCGTGTCGTGA